A stretch of Suncus etruscus isolate mSunEtr1 chromosome 9, mSunEtr1.pri.cur, whole genome shotgun sequence DNA encodes these proteins:
- the CPXM1 gene encoding probable carboxypeptidase X1 — protein sequence MLFFLPWAVPSWLSAISKQHVRIRITKKKVVVKKRRKLTPPKSPVTTKPSVTTPELPKQQKPDCPPLGLESLRVSDSQFEASSSQSFGLGPHRGRLNIQSGLEDGDLFDGAWCADQQDPEPWLQVDAKQPTRFSGIITQGRNSIWRYDWVTSFKVQFSNDSQIWWTSRNRSSGMDAVFPANSDPETSVLNVLPEPQQARFIRLLPQTWLQGGAACLRAEILGCPVSDPSNPISETPNLESTDQLDFKHHNYKAMRKLMKQVNEQCPNITRVYSIGKSYQGLKLYVMELSDNPGQHELGEPEVRYVAGMHGNEALGRELVLLFMQYLCHEFLRGDPRVTRLLTETRIHLLPSMNPDGYETAFRRGSELVGWAEGRWTHQSIDLNHNFADLNTPLWEAEDDGLVPNTVPNHHLPMPAYYVLPNATVAPETRAVIKWMERIPFVLSANLHGGELVVSYPFDMTRTPWEARELTPTPDDAVFRWLSTVYAGSNRAMQDPNRRPCHYEDFSVHGNIINGADWHTVPGSMNDFSYLHTNCFEVTVELSCDKFPHESELPQEWENNKEALLTYLEQVRMGITGVVRDKDTELGIADAVIAVEGINHDVTTAWDGDYWRLLTPGDYVVTASAEGYHTSTRNCRVTFEEGPVPCNFRLTKTPKQRLRELLAAGAKVPPDLRRRLERLRGQNSDS from the exons atgctcttcttccttccctgggCTGTTCCTTCCTGGTTATCAGCGATCTCAAAACAGCATGTCCGGATTCGCATCACCAAGAAGAAGGTTGTTGTAAAGAAGCGAAGGAAACTCACTCCCCCCAAATCCCCAGTGACTACCAAACCTTCAGTGACAACCCCTGAACTCCCCAAGCAGCAAAAACCAG ACTGTCCTCCTTTGGGCCTGGAGTCCCTGAGAGTTTCTGATAGCCAGTTTGAGGCATCCAGCAGCCAGTCCTTTGGTCTTGGACCCCACCGAGGACGGCTAAACATCCAG TCAGGCCTGGAGGATGGTGACCTCTTTGATGGAGCCTGGTGTGCGGACCAACAGGATCCTGAGCCGTGGCTGCAGGTAGATGCGAAACAGCCCACCCGCTTctcaggcatcatcactcagggCAGGAACTCAATCTGGAG GTATGATTGGGTCACCTCATTTAAAGTCCAGTTCAGCAATGACAGTCAGATCTGGTGGACCAGCAGGAATCGCAGCAGTGGGATGGATGCG GTATTTCCTGCAAATTCGGACCCTGAGACCTCAGTGCTGAATGTTCTGCCAGAGCCCCAGCAAGCCCGCTTCATCCGCCTGCTGCCCCAGACCTGGTTGCAGGGGGGTGCAGCTTGCCTCCGGGCAGAGATCCTGGGCTGTCCTGTCTCAG ATCCCAGCAACCCAATCTCCGAGACCCCCAACCTGGAATCTACTGATCAGCTGGACTTCAAGCATCACAATTACAAGGCCATGAGGAAG CTGATGAAGCAGGTGAATGAACAGTGCCCCAACATCACCCGAGTCTACAGCATTGGGAAGAGCTACCAGGGCCTGAAGCTCTATGTGATGGAATTGTCGGACAATCCGGGGCAGCATGAGCTGG GAGAGCCAGAGGTGCGCTATGTGGCTGGCATGCATGGCAACGAAGCCCTGGGCCGGGAGCTTGTGCTGCTCTTCATGCAGTACCTGTGCCATGAGTTCCTTCGAGGGGATCCACGGGTGACCCGGCTGCTCACCGAGACACGCATCCACCTGCTGCCATCCATGAACCCCGATGGCTATGAGACAGCCTTCCGGAGG GGCTCGGAGCTGGTGGGATGGGCAGAGGGCCGCTGGACCCATCAGAGCATTGACCTCAATCACAACTTCGCTGACCTCAACACACCCTTGTGGGAAGCAGAGGATGACGGACTGGTCCCCAACACTGTCCCCAATCACCACCTGCCAATGCCTGCTTACTATGTCTTGCCCAATGCTACT GTGGCCCCTGAAACTCGGGCCGTGATTAAGTGGATGGAGCGGATCCCCTTTGTGTTGAGTGCCAATCTTCATGGCGGGGAGCTCGTGGTGTCCTACCCCTTCGACATGACTCGGACCCCGTGGGAGGCCCGTGAACTCACGCCCACCCCGGACGATGCTGTGTTCCGCTGGCTCAGCACTGTCTATGCGGGTTCTAATCGGGCCATGCAGGATCCCAACCGCCGGCCCTGCCACTATGAGGACTTCTCTGTGCATGGCAACATCATCAATGGTGCTGATTGGCACACGGTGCCCGGAA GCATGAACGACTTCAGCTACCTGCACACCAACTGCTTTGAAGTCACAGTAGAGCTGTCCTGTGACAAGTTTCCACATGAGAGTGAGCTGCCACAGGAGTGGGAGAACAATAAAGAAGCCCTTCTCACCTACCTGGAGCAG GTGCGCATGGGCATCACGGGAGTTGTGCGGGACAAGGACACAGAGCTGGGAATCGCTGATGCTGTCATTGCCGTGGAGGGGATTAACCATGATGTGACAACAG CTTGGGATGGGGACTACTGGCGTCTGCTGACcccaggggactatgtggtgacCGCCAGTGCTGAGGGCTATCACACATCGACAAGGAACTGCCGTGTCACCTTTGAAGAGGGTCCTGTCCCCTGCAACTTCCGCCTCACCAAGACCCCCAAACAGAGACTGAGAGAGCTGCTGGCAGCTGGGGCCAAGGTGCCCCCTGACCTTCGGAGACGCCTAGAGCGTCTGAGGGGGCAGAACAGTGACAGCTGA